TATGCCCCTCGGTTTGTTTTTAACCGCAGTTTGTAATTTGTTTTTTGGCGCATCGAGCGATTATGAAACTCATTTTTATCTCTGGGCTTTGAACGGATTCGTTCAAGGAATGGGCTGGCCTCCTTGCGGAAGATCTTTGGGACACTGGTTCGGTGTTGCGGAAAGAGGTTCTACATTTGCGATTTGGAATATCGCGCATAACGTGGGCGGCGGTATCGTCGGCGTGGTTGCGGCCTATAGCGCCTCTTGGTGGGGATGGAGAAACGCATTCTACATTCCAGCTTCAATTGCAATCGTGACCGCAGTATATCTTCTTTTTCGATTGTTGGACACTCCGCAGTCTGTTGGTCTTCCATCAATCGAAGAACATCAGGAAGATCCGGAAAAAGAATTAAGAATTCCCGTTGCCGATCAGGAAAGGGAGCTGAGTTTTAAAGAAATCATCGTTCAAGCTGTATTCAAAAATTATTATATATGGACCTTTGCATTTGCTAACTTTTTTGTCTACGTGGTTCGTTACAGTCTTACAGATATCGGACCGACCTATTTGAAGTTTGCAAAAGGAGCGACTTTGGAAAAAGGAGGTGTGAGCACCTTGATCTATGAATTTGCCGGAATCGGTTCCACATTGCTCGTGGGTTGGGGCTCCGACAAACTCGGAGGAAAGAGGGGAATGGTGAGTTTTCTATGTATGGTCCCGATTCTATTCGCTTTGACCGGATTGCTCTTTACTCCTCCCGGTTATCTCTGGCTGGATCTCACACTGTTCGGAGTCGTCGGTTTTTTTATCTATCCGCCGGTCATGCTTTTAGGAGTGGCGGGATTGGATTTTACTTCGAAAAAGGCGGTCGGAACTGCGGCGGGATTTATCGGTTTATTCGGTTATCTCGGTAGAACGAGTCTTTCAAAAGCCGTTGGATGGATGAGCAAGCAAGAAGGATTCCATTGGGAGCAATCCTTATATTTGATCATCGGAGCTACTTTGATAGCGCTCGCTTTATTGGCCGTAACGTGGAGCTGGAAACCTAAGGCTTAAAGAGGTTTTCTTTTGCCTTAGGTCTTCGATCTAAAGTTTTTCCTTTTGACTATTGCTCAACACAAATCACGTTCGCTGAGGAACCTAAAGCATCGCAGGTGGAAGCAAAATAGGCGATCGCTGCGGAGGTGATGCTTCCCGCCCAACCAGTCATTCCATCCACGGAACTGCTGGTGCTCGTCCAGTTGGAACAGTTCTGGCTCGAGAGAAGAGCCCAAGTATTATCGAATCCCGTTACATAACCGCAGGCGTTGCTTCCCATTGGACAAGCAAACGCAGCCGTAACTCCCGCGTTGGAACTTACCTTATTCGTCCATGAAAATGGAAGAATGGAAGCGCTGTTAGACGAAGCTATGATTGTAGTATTGTCAGTTCTATAGTAAGTGTAAAGAGGTTTGAGAGGCCAGTCGCTGGTAGGTGTTGGAAGCGGTTTTCTCGTAGAGGTTCCCAACAACGCGATAACCGTCCCGGAAACTCCGCCCGGTTTATTGGAAGAACAAAGGGTATCTGCGCCGGCCTTTCCTCCTAAGTTCCCAGTCCCACCGTTTCCGGCGTTCACCATATAAATTCTTTTATCATTATCGTTGATAGTTACGCTTGAAGTCGTAGACACGTTAGTCGCACTTCCAATTGACTGAGAGACTCTTGCTGTAATGACTTCGCTTTCGTCTGCAAAATCCGGGGTCCCTGTTTCATTCGTTCCGCTAATGATACGATTTACGGCGGTAGTTCCTAGGGTAGTAGGAAGAGCGGAATTGACGCTGAGATTTGCCGGAAAATTCGGATAAGAAATGCTAACAGTACTCGATGGAGTCGGGCTCGGCGGGTGAGAGAGATTCAGGGTAAAATTGGTGGAGGCATTGGTCGTACCTTCGACAACGGTAAGACTTGAAGTAATAACGACCGAGAAACAATAGACATCGATGTTAGTTACGTTCGCCGAAGCCGTACCGGTATTATTGTATATATTGCAGGAAAGATTGGTCGGAAATCCGGTGATAGAAACGTTATAAGTCCCTCCGCTACTGAGCGAAGTAGAGAATTGATAGGTCCCCGCTCCACCGGTGATTCCCGGCGACGTAGGAAGAATGGTAACGTTACTGCTTCCGTTTGTTAACGTAAGACTTCCACTGACGAGACCGGAAACGTTTCCTCCGAAATTAAATGTCGAAGTACCGGTTCCTCCGGAAGTTGCGGTCGAATTTTGCTGATTGCTTACGGGAGTATTTACCACTTCCGTTGCGACAACTTGTAGGACGGTTCCTAAACCTTTCGAGGCATCCAGTTGCATTTTGTCCGCTTGAGCGCATTGAACCAAGAAAATCAAAATGGATGAAATAAGGGTTAGTTTTAGCATAAAATTGTCCTCATTCAAGATAACTCATGGAAGAAAATTTATTTACCAAAATTTCCTTTTTTATAAGAAAAACGGGCATTTTATTTTTTAGGAATCCCGGAGTTCCGACCCATCCTCTTTTGTTTTTTATGTCCAAATCAGAAAAATGAAGAATTTTCCGATTTATGAGGAGTTCATGGGCTATTTCCCGTCCTTGAGGCTTTTATTTTGGAAAATCGAATCAACGGATTGGGCGTTTTACACTTGCCTTCCCGAAAACCGTTCAATAGCTTTCTGTTATGGTACACCCTTGGCATGATATTTCTCCGGGAGAAGAGATTCCGGAATTTGTGAACGGAATTATTGAAATCAAACGCGGCAGCAGAGCGAAGTATGAAGTAGATAAGGAATACGGGATTCTAAAATTAGATCGGGTTTTGTATTCTTCTTTTTATTATCCTGCGAATTACGGATTTATTCCCCAATCGTATTGTGGAGATCACGACCCTTTGGACATTCTGGTCCTTTCTCAAGTGGAGCTCGAACCGCTTTGTCTGGTAAAATCGAAAGTAATCGGAGTGATGAGAATGTTGGATTCCGGCGAGGAAGACGATAAAATCATCGCGGTCGCCGCCAACGATATGTCCGTAAATCACATCAATGATATCTCGGAACTTCCTCCGCATTTCACTCTGGAGTTAAAACATTTCTTTGAAGATTATAAGAAACTAGAAAATAAAACCGTGGTCATCGAAGATTTTCAAAACGCAAAACTTGCTAGACAAATCGTTTTAGATTCTTTAGAATTTTATAAGAAGAATTTTCCTAAGAAGTAAAAATCAAACTTGGCCGGGAAAATCTCCCGGCTTGGTTCTCCAGCGCCTATGAACCCAAAAATACTGTTCCGGAAACAGTTTCACTTCTTCCTCTAAGGCTTTTGTCCAAACTTCGGTATAATGGCGGATTGCAGTTTCACGATCGTCGAAAGCTTTTTTATCCACAAATCCCAAGTCTTTGATTCGAACGATAACTTTGCCCTTTTCTCCGCAAAGAACTGAATAGAGCAACATCTTCGCACCTGTCAGATATGCCATCAACGCAGGGCCTTGATAAGTGGAAGCCGGACGATTGAAGAAATTTACAAAAATCCCGACCTTTCCCGCATTCTGATCGGAACCGAATCCCATCCAATAACCTTGTTTGATCAACTTTGCTACTTGGCTGGATTCATCCGTAGATACAAGTTTGATTCCATTCTTCGTTCTAAGTTTATAAATCAATCTATCAACATAAGGATTTCTTACTTTCTTATAAATCCCTGCGCCTTTCATTCGAATTCCCATAAACTGAACTAGAATTTCCCAGGTTCCAAAATGCCCGGAGATAAGAACGACTCCGATTCCTTCTTCGTTTGTCTTTCTTTCGATCTCTAAAGATTCTTTATCATAGACGAGATACTTATCCATCCATTTCTGATTGAGTCTTGGAGCATAAAGAGTTCCCGCGACTAAGTTTCCAATATGGAGAATGCTCTTCCATACGAGTTCTTTTTTCTGGGCTTCGGTATACTCAGGAAATGCATAAGAAATATTTTCATAAGCGATTCTTCTGTGCTTTCTGGCTAAGGGATAAAGAAGAATGACCAAACATTTTCCGAAGAATAAACAAAGACGATACGGTAAAATGCGAAAGGGAAGTTGGAATAGATAAACAAAGAGGAATGACGGAATGTAACGAATCAAGGGAGCCCCGTAATTGTTTTATATTACAAAGGGAATGATTTTGGCTCGGATTGACAAGCAAAAGAACTGCCCTTTTTTTCGACTTCATTGAGAATTCAAACTAAGAAGAATGAAGACAATGTTTTCTTCTGAATCTCAAATAAGAATCTTGCTTCTTTTTTCATTTTGAAATATTCTTTTTGTCAATACCAAGTTTTGAACTCGAAAAAAATCCGCTTTGTCTAAATGGAAGCTCCGAGAGTTGACCGCAAAGGGTAGGTTGGAAATTCTGGAATTAGCCTTTTTAATTTTTTTGTAAACGCGACGCTTGCAAAAAGAAAAATCTTGTACTCATAAGAACCCATGAACAATCTGAAAACCTCCGTACACGAAATCTATCTTTCTCTTTCGGGAGAAGGAATTTCAACAGGATTGCCGACCGTCTTTGTTCGGATGGCGGGATGCTCCTTACGATGCGGAATGACGACTGGAAGAAAGTTGTGGTGCGATACTCCTTATGCGCTTTCTCCAAACGCAGGGGAAGAATTGGATCTTGAACAAGTTTTGAAACAAGTTCGAGAACTGAGTCCGGTGGATACGCAGATTCTCCTTACCGGAGGCGAGCCTTTAGAAGGTAGAA
This is a stretch of genomic DNA from Leptospira tipperaryensis. It encodes these proteins:
- a CDS encoding inorganic diphosphatase yields the protein MVHPWHDISPGEEIPEFVNGIIEIKRGSRAKYEVDKEYGILKLDRVLYSSFYYPANYGFIPQSYCGDHDPLDILVLSQVELEPLCLVKSKVIGVMRMLDSGEEDDKIIAVAANDMSVNHINDISELPPHFTLELKHFFEDYKKLENKTVVIEDFQNAKLARQIVLDSLEFYKKNFPKK
- a CDS encoding MFS transporter; this encodes MISLFRWILPAKPKPLLPPEEIEKKYPRFRWRILEATFIGYAVFYLVRNNFPVVSKEMGEALHYSQEEITNILAVTAITYGIGKFIMGALSDRSNPRFFMPLGLFLTAVCNLFFGASSDYETHFYLWALNGFVQGMGWPPCGRSLGHWFGVAERGSTFAIWNIAHNVGGGIVGVVAAYSASWWGWRNAFYIPASIAIVTAVYLLFRLLDTPQSVGLPSIEEHQEDPEKELRIPVADQERELSFKEIIVQAVFKNYYIWTFAFANFFVYVVRYSLTDIGPTYLKFAKGATLEKGGVSTLIYEFAGIGSTLLVGWGSDKLGGKRGMVSFLCMVPILFALTGLLFTPPGYLWLDLTLFGVVGFFIYPPVMLLGVAGLDFTSKKAVGTAAGFIGLFGYLGRTSLSKAVGWMSKQEGFHWEQSLYLIIGATLIALALLAVTWSWKPKA
- a CDS encoding lysophospholipid acyltransferase family protein codes for the protein MIRYIPSFLFVYLFQLPFRILPYRLCLFFGKCLVILLYPLARKHRRIAYENISYAFPEYTEAQKKELVWKSILHIGNLVAGTLYAPRLNQKWMDKYLVYDKESLEIERKTNEEGIGVVLISGHFGTWEILVQFMGIRMKGAGIYKKVRNPYVDRLIYKLRTKNGIKLVSTDESSQVAKLIKQGYWMGFGSDQNAGKVGIFVNFFNRPASTYQGPALMAYLTGAKMLLYSVLCGEKGKVIVRIKDLGFVDKKAFDDRETAIRHYTEVWTKALEEEVKLFPEQYFWVHRRWRTKPGDFPGQV
- a CDS encoding DUF1554 domain-containing protein, with the protein product MQLDASKGLGTVLQVVATEVVNTPVSNQQNSTATSGGTGTSTFNFGGNVSGLVSGSLTLTNGSSNVTILPTSPGITGGAGTYQFSTSLSSGGTYNVSITGFPTNLSCNIYNNTGTASANVTNIDVYCFSVVITSSLTVVEGTTNASTNFTLNLSHPPSPTPSSTVSISYPNFPANLSVNSALPTTLGTTAVNRIISGTNETGTPDFADESEVITARVSQSIGSATNVSTTSSVTINDNDKRIYMVNAGNGGTGNLGGKAGADTLCSSNKPGGVSGTVIALLGTSTRKPLPTPTSDWPLKPLYTYYRTDNTTIIASSNSASILPFSWTNKVSSNAGVTAAFACPMGSNACGYVTGFDNTWALLSSQNCSNWTSTSSSVDGMTGWAGSITSAAIAYFASTCDALGSSANVICVEQ